In Hemitrygon akajei chromosome 32, sHemAka1.3, whole genome shotgun sequence, the genomic window GTTTGAGGGAGCTTGCTTTGTGCAATTGGCCACCAAGTTCTCGTTGTCCATGAGGGGTTGGGGTGTGGGCTCCCTGCAGGTATCAAATTAACACCACTCAGATCATCGCCAATGATATACAAAGagtcagccccccccccccccaaagtgggTACCACTTCAGTGTAAAGTTCAGCTTAACAAGCATTCTGGACTCTTGACTCTCATTCCAATTCTACTCATCTTCACGACCAGGATCCCAATCCTAGATTTAGCTGCATACCAGGATGCCACTGGACCTAGTTCCAGCCCAAAACTCATCTACACCTCTTACCCATAGTGTTCCAGTCCAACCCCAGCTCACTTGTGACTTACCAGCACAAGAAATCAAATAGAATCACTGGAAACCTAAGGGATTTGGCTCATACTGATGGCACTGTCCACGTTTGGCTGTTCAGGCAGCAGAAATCCACCTTTACAAAATGCAAATCACCAcccagaaaaaaaatcaaacaaacaTGCAAtaaaattcactgccacagaacTCGTGGAAAAGTGTACACAACAAGACCATTTTAACCCCACTTGTGTTTCTGGAAGAATGTGCATATAATGCAGATTTGTGTTGTGGAAACTTGTGATACAGATTATTTGCTAATAACAACACCCCCTCCCTGCTGCCCCCATTGGCAGGGGCTGCCCACTTCCACACAAGGCTGACCTCACGACTTCGCGGATAACGAGGACTTAATGTATActtcaaaaaaaatttaaatccgCTGCGAAAATACTTTGAGACATCATATAAAACAGCTTTGTTAATTGTAAAGGATAATGTTTCTAATCTGATCTGTGCTGGACTTGGATGTGCTTGTTACTAGTTTGGGTACATTAAAATGAACAACAAAATGATTTTTAATTTCAAATGAGAGAATAAACAAGGCACAATGTAATACTATCCCCATCTAACCTGGGTCGATCATATTTAAATGCTGCACTAAACAACCACCATTTGCTTAATGTCTTCAAATAAAACATTCATGCCAAAACCGAAAAGCAGTCTTTAAAGTTAAATAATGAAAATAAAGCTTTTAAATACTTGAAGATTCAATCCGTTCTAATTCCCTTCTGATAAATCAGATTGTAACGCAGGGACAATAGTGTCCATGCAATTTAAAGCATCTCTTCTCTACACAGTTGACTCCTTTGGTCCCTCTTTGGCCTTCTTGCAGCTATATAGCCACTTGATGACCCGTGCATTCCTCTCAATGACAGAAATCCCCGAAGAGATTTGCTCATGAATTTCTTCCTCATAAAGACCATCTCCGTCTCGACTCCAGCGAGAAAATTCACTGCCTTCACTGTCAGCCAAGCCAGTGTTCTGAACTCTGACCAAGGTAGAATCCGAGTTGGCAGGAGAGAGCTTCGACAGCCCGAGGCAGTCCACCACATCCAGGTCAAGACCACAGTAATTGAAAAAACGGTCCTTTTCTGACAAAGCAACAGAGTTACGCAGAGTGAGGTCAGAACTCGAGCGATGTAAAGTCCTGTTTCTCAAGACTACTTGCCCACTTGGTAAATTCTTAATTTTGGTAATGCAAATGGGTGACGCAGGGCAGCTTGTCACTTCTTTCTGGGAAACAAGACCGACACGGTGATTCTCAGTTTCTACTTCATCACTGATTGTTAATTGACATGTGTGTGTGTTACCTTCAGGGAAggacctgtcatcctccttcagaATGACCTTCTGCGTTTCCAGAGAGACCATCTGCTTGTCTCTCATTGACCCC contains:
- the fam110d gene encoding protein FAM110C is translated as MKPVTPVGSPSPLRLLNKGPEYLRKHIESGNRSRALSAVERLEADKPKYVKSQQAMTTKQKAGSSPCASPSFGGNRVRPCEARVPCQELNARKENTNMEELNNARNILLDKPSHDTVVTRRAISKRVMRPDSLVIYRQKRDCKVGSTETSRGYSFIRRLFQGSMRDKQMVSLETQKVILKEDDRSFPEGNTHTCQLTISDEVETENHRVGLVSQKEVTSCPASPICITKIKNLPSGQVVLRNRTLHRSSSDLTLRNSVALSEKDRFFNYCGLDLDVVDCLGLSKLSPANSDSTLVRVQNTGLADSEGSEFSRWSRDGDGLYEEEIHEQISSGISVIERNARVIKWLYSCKKAKEGPKESTV